From Gimesia panareensis, the proteins below share one genomic window:
- a CDS encoding bifunctional nuclease family protein — MLVEMELSRIIISEIGEQQVIYLREVEGDRIFPILIGIFEVTTIERRVNNEFKPQRPLTHDLLKSTIESLGGTLKDIVITHLEDHTYYAVLRVEQDGELIEIDSRPSDAIALSIHYEPHLPIYVHESVLEQTAK, encoded by the coding sequence GCTAGTTGAAATGGAGTTATCTCGCATCATTATCAGCGAGATCGGTGAACAGCAGGTAATCTACCTGCGTGAAGTCGAGGGGGACCGGATCTTTCCGATTCTGATCGGCATTTTTGAAGTGACCACCATTGAACGTCGGGTCAATAATGAGTTCAAGCCTCAGCGTCCGCTCACGCACGATCTATTGAAAAGCACAATTGAATCTCTGGGCGGCACGCTCAAAGACATCGTGATCACCCACCTGGAAGACCATACCTACTATGCGGTTCTCCGCGTCGAACAGGATGGGGAACTGATCGAAATCGACAGTCGCCCCAGTGATGCGATCGCGCTATCCATTCACTATGAACCACACCTGCCGATTTACGTCCATGAATCGGTACTGGAACAGACCGCCAAATAG
- a CDS encoding efflux RND transporter periplasmic adaptor subunit has translation MKVLIAPACTAIAMIVGWLVYEKSVHDTQVPTKTIIPQPIAVQVTRSTTKNLEKRINLVGNLEAGSQVEIRTRFSGYIKSMPFDVGDRIQEGDVILELNDSENRELVTKADAALSVAKAQLKAQLTSQELAQKAYNRLLVLQKSGVSTRQQMEESQASLAIEEAQTELEQARVDQAEADLEQSRLRLQENKILATTSGFLAERLVDVGDLAKPDVALMKIVNLDHVRTIVHIVEKDYEDVKVGQEAAITVDTFPDQIFAGRVKRKAPVLDPQTRTAAVHIEIPNKDFALKPGMHSRVQIVFEHRPKTKVLPIASLTRRKDGPGSAVFIIGGNPPMTQRRNIEVGISDGELVEILSGLNPDDLVITLGNRMVDEGQTVTPVEVPMDQILQAPTPLPQKTNL, from the coding sequence ATGAAAGTCCTGATTGCACCCGCCTGCACTGCGATCGCTATGATTGTCGGCTGGCTGGTTTATGAAAAATCGGTCCACGACACTCAAGTTCCCACCAAAACCATCATCCCCCAACCCATTGCAGTTCAAGTCACGCGCTCCACCACAAAAAATCTGGAGAAACGCATCAACCTGGTAGGTAACCTGGAAGCCGGCTCCCAGGTGGAAATCCGGACCCGCTTCAGCGGCTACATTAAGTCGATGCCCTTCGATGTGGGCGACCGGATCCAGGAAGGGGATGTGATCTTGGAGCTGAATGACTCAGAAAACAGGGAACTGGTCACCAAAGCGGATGCAGCCCTGAGCGTTGCCAAAGCACAACTGAAGGCACAACTCACCTCACAGGAACTGGCCCAAAAAGCCTACAATCGTCTGCTCGTTCTGCAGAAGTCCGGCGTGAGTACTCGTCAGCAGATGGAAGAATCCCAGGCCAGCCTGGCCATTGAAGAAGCCCAAACCGAACTGGAACAGGCACGGGTCGATCAGGCCGAAGCTGATCTGGAACAGAGCCGTTTGCGTCTGCAGGAAAATAAGATTCTGGCAACGACCAGCGGTTTTCTGGCAGAGAGACTGGTCGATGTCGGTGATCTGGCCAAACCGGATGTAGCACTGATGAAAATCGTCAACCTGGACCATGTTCGCACCATTGTCCACATCGTGGAGAAGGATTACGAAGATGTCAAAGTCGGCCAGGAGGCCGCAATCACGGTCGACACCTTCCCGGACCAGATCTTTGCAGGCCGAGTCAAACGCAAGGCCCCCGTACTCGATCCCCAGACACGCACCGCGGCTGTGCACATCGAAATCCCTAACAAAGATTTTGCACTCAAACCAGGAATGCACTCCCGGGTGCAGATTGTCTTTGAGCATCGCCCCAAAACCAAGGTGCTCCCCATTGCCTCGCTAACCCGCCGTAAAGATGGTCCCGGCTCGGCTGTCTTCATCATTGGTGGGAACCCTCCGATGACACAGCGCCGGAATATTGAAGTTGGCATCAGCGATGGAGAACTGGTGGAAATTCTCTCCGGCCTCAATCCGGACGACCTGGTGATTACTCTCGGTAATCGCATGGTGGATGAAGGCCAGACTGTCACCCCGGTGGAAGTTCCCATGGACCAGATCCTGCAAGCACCAACTCCCCTGCCCCAGAAGACCAATTTATAA
- a CDS encoding efflux RND transporter permease subunit: protein MSLTRLAVHRPISTLMASLVLVMLGCVSLSQLAVDLMPDIQNPSISVITIYEGAGPNEAETLITRPIEQTLSSVSGIENILSSSMEGSSTVRLQFQWGTDLTLAINEVRDALNKLRNSLPEGAEDPYIRHFDVADRPIIYLGLNSELDPITVSQLTENQIIPQFEQLEGVARLRMRGGIEREIQIDLDRSKLESLNMGVNEVVNALKRDNINQPAGNYEEGNLNLLIRSQGEFTSLEQIENTVVREEAGATVHVRDIANVVDGEKERTELTRMNGKPGILLYVYKQSGANTISVSDLVQKQIERVNKSMPDVQLSIRVDNSEYIRQSIANIQQAALYGMGLAFLVLILFLRSFRSMLVIGVCMPLSVLATFILIYFQGFTLNIISFGGLALGVGMLVDNSIVVLESIFRKREDGLDAKTAAIEGTEEVSGAIIASTMTTLIIFLPLIFIQGTTGILLHQLAWVVGFSLICSLFASLTLTPVMSAYWIPDQTPKTHSRWSRPWFALIDGFHNMNHRLLLLLEQIYERILKFSLKHATLTGFLLLLCFTTTLGLIPRIKTEFLPKTDEAAINVFSSMAAGIQLKRLDQQTRILEQATIESVPEALAIASFIGDSADDADRWNRTTLRIKLSPRTERKRGIEEIRKALDDAIGPIPGMKVQVKAQTEMMVMRMIGRRGGGDLVVQVAGHNMQSAQKIVDQVVAVMKSTPGLINVEAEIADQRPELTASIDREKAGLLKISVQDIAQTLETTIRGTEATLYREEGDEFPVMVRLREEDRNQIGDVQQVGVTTTDGRTIPLKNLLRFESDEAPVVIERQNQQRVLRIFADVEGRDLGSIVPELEENLNAIQIPSGFSVSVAGDWEEQQKSFNALQQGFVLAIILMYMIMASQYESLRDPFYILFAVPLGMIGVIWVFVFTETTLNVQSFIGIVVLSGIVVNNAIVLVDYINQLQRRYPEKPISDLIMQAATRRFRPILMTTLTTVLAMIPISLGWGEGGELQAPMARVVVGGLLAGTIITLLAIPLIYQSCTAPVKKTARPDPESLSEQPLTGQTVKSV, encoded by the coding sequence ATGTCCCTGACTCGTCTGGCCGTTCACCGACCGATCTCAACCCTGATGGCCTCGCTGGTGCTGGTCATGCTAGGTTGTGTCTCGCTGTCACAGCTGGCTGTCGACCTGATGCCGGACATTCAGAACCCCAGTATCAGTGTGATCACCATCTATGAAGGCGCCGGCCCCAATGAAGCGGAAACGCTGATCACCCGCCCGATCGAACAGACTCTCAGTTCGGTCTCCGGCATCGAAAACATCCTCAGCAGCAGCATGGAGGGTAGCAGTACGGTCCGACTGCAGTTCCAGTGGGGCACGGATTTGACTCTCGCGATCAATGAAGTGCGCGACGCGTTGAACAAACTGCGGAACTCCCTCCCGGAAGGTGCGGAAGATCCGTATATCCGACATTTTGATGTCGCTGACCGGCCGATTATTTACCTGGGACTGAACAGCGAACTAGATCCGATTACCGTGTCGCAACTGACCGAGAATCAGATCATCCCCCAGTTCGAACAGCTGGAAGGAGTAGCCCGACTGCGGATGCGGGGCGGCATCGAACGCGAGATCCAGATCGATCTCGATCGCAGCAAGCTCGAATCGCTCAATATGGGTGTGAATGAAGTTGTCAATGCCCTGAAACGAGATAACATCAATCAGCCCGCGGGAAACTACGAAGAAGGCAATCTGAATCTGCTCATTCGCAGCCAGGGCGAATTCACCAGCCTGGAGCAGATTGAAAATACGGTCGTTCGTGAAGAAGCCGGTGCCACCGTTCACGTCCGGGATATTGCTAACGTAGTCGATGGCGAAAAAGAGCGGACTGAGCTCACCCGCATGAACGGGAAACCGGGAATTCTGCTGTACGTTTACAAACAGTCGGGCGCCAACACGATCAGCGTCAGTGACCTGGTTCAGAAACAGATTGAACGCGTCAATAAATCAATGCCCGATGTGCAACTCAGCATCCGGGTCGACAACTCGGAATACATCCGCCAGTCGATCGCCAACATCCAGCAGGCTGCCCTGTATGGCATGGGCCTGGCCTTCCTGGTCCTGATTCTCTTCCTCCGCAGCTTCCGCAGCATGCTGGTCATCGGAGTCTGCATGCCTCTGTCGGTCCTGGCCACGTTCATTTTGATTTACTTCCAGGGTTTCACACTGAATATCATTTCGTTCGGCGGACTGGCTCTGGGCGTCGGGATGCTGGTCGATAATTCCATCGTGGTTCTGGAAAGTATTTTCCGCAAACGCGAAGACGGTCTGGATGCCAAAACCGCTGCCATTGAAGGGACAGAAGAAGTCTCCGGTGCAATCATCGCCAGCACGATGACCACACTGATCATCTTCCTGCCGCTGATCTTCATTCAGGGAACAACTGGAATCCTGCTGCATCAACTGGCGTGGGTGGTCGGTTTTTCGCTGATCTGCTCTTTGTTTGCCAGTCTGACTCTGACGCCTGTCATGAGCGCCTACTGGATTCCGGACCAGACCCCGAAAACCCATTCCCGCTGGTCGCGCCCCTGGTTTGCACTAATCGACGGCTTCCATAACATGAACCATCGCCTGCTTTTGCTGCTGGAGCAGATCTATGAGCGGATCTTAAAATTCAGCCTGAAGCATGCCACACTGACCGGCTTTCTACTCCTGCTCTGTTTCACAACCACGCTGGGATTAATCCCACGGATCAAGACTGAATTTCTCCCGAAAACGGATGAAGCCGCCATCAATGTCTTCTCCTCGATGGCGGCGGGAATCCAGCTGAAACGGCTCGATCAACAGACCCGGATCCTCGAACAGGCCACCATCGAATCGGTCCCGGAAGCCCTCGCAATCGCCTCGTTTATTGGCGACAGCGCTGATGACGCGGATCGCTGGAACCGCACCACGCTCCGCATCAAGCTCTCCCCCCGTACTGAACGGAAGCGGGGCATCGAGGAAATCCGCAAGGCCCTGGATGACGCCATCGGACCGATCCCGGGAATGAAAGTCCAGGTCAAAGCACAAACCGAAATGATGGTCATGCGCATGATTGGCCGCAGAGGAGGCGGTGATCTGGTCGTCCAGGTCGCGGGACACAACATGCAGTCGGCACAGAAGATTGTCGATCAGGTTGTCGCCGTGATGAAATCGACTCCCGGACTGATCAACGTCGAAGCAGAAATTGCAGATCAACGCCCAGAGCTAACGGCTTCCATTGACCGCGAAAAAGCGGGGCTCTTAAAGATCAGCGTACAGGATATCGCCCAGACCCTGGAAACCACTATCCGGGGAACCGAGGCAACTCTGTATCGTGAGGAAGGGGATGAATTCCCCGTCATGGTCCGCCTGCGCGAGGAAGACCGTAATCAGATTGGCGATGTCCAGCAGGTGGGTGTCACCACCACAGATGGACGGACAATCCCCCTCAAAAACCTGCTCCGCTTTGAATCAGACGAAGCTCCGGTCGTGATTGAACGCCAGAATCAGCAACGGGTCCTGCGGATCTTTGCCGATGTCGAGGGGCGCGACCTGGGCAGCATTGTCCCGGAACTGGAAGAGAATCTGAACGCGATTCAGATACCCTCCGGATTTTCAGTGAGTGTTGCCGGCGACTGGGAAGAGCAACAGAAAAGCTTTAATGCACTGCAGCAGGGATTTGTGCTGGCGATCATCCTGATGTATATGATCATGGCCTCGCAATATGAATCACTTCGCGATCCGTTTTACATTCTGTTTGCCGTCCCCCTGGGCATGATTGGGGTCATCTGGGTCTTTGTCTTCACGGAAACCACCTTGAACGTGCAATCCTTCATTGGAATCGTGGTCCTGTCCGGAATCGTCGTGAATAATGCGATCGTGCTGGTGGATTACATTAACCAGCTCCAGCGACGCTATCCGGAAAAACCGATTTCAGACCTGATCATGCAGGCCGCCACACGTCGTTTCCGTCCCATCCTGATGACTACGCTCACCACCGTGCTGGCCATGATCCCGATCTCCCTGGGCTGGGGCGAAGGGGGAGAGCTGCAAGCCCCGATGGCACGAGTCGTGGTGGGAGGACTGCTCGCGGGCACCATCATCACTCTGCTGGCGATTCCACTGATCTATCAATCCTGTACGGCACCCGTCAAAAAAACAGCGCGCCCGGACCCGGAATCACTCAGCGAGCAGCCTCTGACAGGCCAAACGGTAAAATCTGTCTGA
- a CDS encoding sugar phosphate isomerase family yields the protein MDLMSTIAGSMMEGYFPAGWDLAKIDQCMSADPTTITDRQPWWHEKFEPVMCGSVTDFDTIMGHEIALTIKQSRDAGEKLALILPVGPMGMYRWAVFFLKEWGVSCDHVYGFNMDEWSDAEGNTLPPDNPGAFQYAMKQAFYGPLGELTVPENQRHFATPDVLPTYAEKIGELKAAGAKLGVIFGIGRVCHIAFWEPHFAGEFGSEEEWKAQTHRIGAKLHPLTIEQNAVTSFKSRTTLVPAYANTIGPGCFLNADKIIGGCDGIFSRGMQWQGMSVWMTLRHEPTSWIPSTYMTTQPGRLIILDELAGPLVAECN from the coding sequence ATGGATTTGATGAGTACGATTGCCGGTTCCATGATGGAAGGCTATTTTCCCGCTGGTTGGGATCTGGCCAAAATCGATCAGTGCATGAGTGCGGATCCAACCACGATTACGGATCGTCAGCCCTGGTGGCACGAGAAGTTTGAGCCGGTCATGTGTGGCAGCGTGACCGATTTCGATACGATTATGGGGCATGAGATCGCTCTGACGATCAAACAGTCACGCGATGCGGGGGAAAAGCTGGCGTTAATTCTGCCAGTGGGGCCGATGGGCATGTATCGCTGGGCCGTTTTCTTTCTTAAAGAGTGGGGCGTCTCCTGCGATCACGTGTATGGCTTCAATATGGATGAATGGAGCGATGCCGAAGGCAATACACTTCCGCCGGACAATCCAGGTGCCTTCCAGTACGCCATGAAACAGGCTTTCTACGGTCCGCTGGGCGAACTGACTGTTCCGGAAAACCAGCGTCACTTTGCAACGCCGGATGTCCTGCCGACCTATGCCGAGAAAATTGGTGAGCTCAAAGCCGCCGGTGCGAAACTGGGCGTGATCTTCGGGATTGGCCGTGTCTGCCACATCGCATTCTGGGAACCGCACTTCGCAGGTGAATTTGGTTCTGAAGAAGAATGGAAGGCACAGACGCATCGGATTGGCGCCAAGCTGCACCCACTGACAATCGAGCAGAATGCGGTTACCAGCTTCAAGAGCCGCACCACCCTCGTACCTGCTTACGCGAATACTATCGGACCAGGCTGCTTCCTGAATGCCGACAAGATTATCGGCGGTTGCGACGGGATCTTCTCACGGGGCATGCAGTGGCAGGGGATGAGTGTCTGGATGACGCTGCGTCACGAACCGACCAGTTGGATTCCTTCTACCTACATGACTACGCAACCCGGCCGTCTGATCATTCTGGATGAACTGGCCGGTCCGCTGGTAGCAGAATGTAACTAA